aatatgcatatttttaatgattattaaaaatgttagatgcataaaatgctttttatatataacgCTGTATTGTCGAtactcgatcgatattttatgaatatctattattacagttcggTTATCAAAATcagatttaaattaaaacaaatatgatacaaataataagtttactaaataaaatgtttcatcaaatacagaaatatattatgacatgcataattcaatatatcTCTGGGTTAACAagtcttatataataaataattatcatatatcataatatgaattaatatatgcaatatagacattttttttaatcatattaaatcgatatgaacactaaattatatatattataatttatgaaaaaatgttatgtgaCTCTTTTCATATTGATGGCAGTACTCCtttttttggttgcatatttaaacttcatctcgtgattaaacatatgtGAATggtcatatatttaattagtgttcaaattataaaaaattaaatgtaatataatacttagccctaacccgtATATGGgatccacaacataaaactatataaaaattatgcaaaaattatttatttcccaatagacagtttcttaacatgtattaatcattattaatcttcgaatcatatattaatgaatcattttcttcattatattttttattttttctcttaatttttgtttttgaaatcgtttccgaaatccaaataatgaatactaatataaaaatttttaaaaatgtataatttatttatattcacaaaTTAATCAGTGCTgaatatattgtttaattGACTtgttatttaccttatatgcaattcccaagaaaattgatacggcaacaaatataaatccAATTGAAATTAGTgtgttttttattactaaTCTTCGTGAATATGTTGGAAGTGATGGAAAATCAttacatacattttttaaattattataatcatttgataatgtagatAATAATTGATTATAGGGACTGCCTTtaccattattataatcTTCATTAAgctcatcatattttttagcaAATTCTTTAGCTTTTTCTAAATAATTATCGCAATTTGACCTATCTTCATCAACCCCAATACAAAtgtcacataataatataaatgcatcataaaatttagatataatgcTCATATCCAtacttaaaatataattatttttatctataagatccttataatttttataagcaGTAACATCATCTATATTCTTATTGTACTTCTCATcaccatttatatatttattataaaaactCGTTCTATTGCCAGCTTCATTACTTTCGATCAGGCTTAACacataacttaaccatatcaaaatGTATTGAACAATATAGATGTTTCCTTTTGCATCATTTTCAAACGTAGACTTATCCTTAAAGAATGCatcaaaaatatgtaaacatCTAGCATTCATTTTATCAGTATCATTATCACAATTTTCATTAGTACAGTAATTTTTGTAATCTTCATCAGTTGTAAATTGATAGGTTACACCCTTGTCCGAATTGGAAATCACGTTCCTTAAAGGAGCGAACGTTTTACACTAAGAAAGCagttaaaaacaattaataaaacgcgaattattaaaagttttattaaaataaagtttaatgatatttatatgtaatacaatataaaaaagtaaagggaattattaaaaaatgcatataccgtTTCTTTATTCATTGTGatggaattttatttttgatttgtaaattgagtagaatcatgctattttatatacgATGCACCAAATATGAgacgcaaatactttaaccctatatataactgtctgtagttaaatatactataagtttttcaataattaaattaatatagaataatataataatattatcacTAACGAAAagttacattattttttatgataattagctaaattaccttaaatagagggttgtTTAATACacttttgattaaatatatatatgatgcattttatacaagaaatgcattcttactaacattttgtataactatattataaaaatgaatatacatttataatgaatttaaagtatgtttgaacatagaaaagaaatatatttatattttatgttttaatgaatgtccttcaaaaatttaaatactgtataaatctaaaaaataaaaaattaaattattactataatccttaaaatatataaatagtcatttcttaaaacatattaaataattatacacttgtttctaatactatataccatgttttattaaaactaTAGTATTTTCGAATTAAGTTACATATTAcattttctatgcaaattaaataaatttatattgtttttaatgaatgtagataaattcaaaattcattttaatgtgctcaataactttagttttattccaatataccttattggataattttataatatagtttGCCATTTTTcccattctttaaaacaatttgcACTGAatccgtatttataagcttaaataagtttttatatgtaaattgtttttaaaataatacttagcaaatattaacatataaatatatattaataatattttaaagtataatagaaaactatgtttaattaggttgttatattacctttaagaggagagagataagatatattgctattttaatatattaatttaaataaatatttgctaaATGTTTTACatagttcatttttatccTACATATTCTACTgctatagttatcaatgtatatacattcaaataatttattaataattctatattttattaattctacaaaaaactatgataatataatatggaataataaaatgatatttaatattaattaagtaTTTAACCCTTTCTTCATTAATCCATacttttagaatataaaactacaaattCCAAATTGAatcattaacaaatataatgtattattatgtcttttcgataaaattaatatttaattatatgaaggtttcacaataaaacaatattttaatattaactatTGGTAATTTctagattatatgtataggcatataataatgcatcatatctataatattaaactttattatatacttatgttttattttttaactattttaaaatataatatatttatacctcaaaatttaaaaattaatagtgataatctattattaaatctttattataaataaattaaagcgtatgaagcaacttctattaatacaattacaacttcaaaaaatgttagaagcataacaataatttatagactatgttatattgtcgattctcgatcgatatttatgaatctatattttatgattatctattatacaTTAGTAATGTGAttaattaacattaaaaatataatcattaatatgaaggTATATTGTATTGTAGGTAATTGTTCCAAATTAatcgaattataattatactctaatatataaaattattatacagTTCAATTggataatattatttaaattaaaatcaaTATGTCACAAATAATacgttttactaaataaaattttcattaaataaagaaacatattatgatatgcataattcaatataaccacatattaacttttatataggcaattatgatatatcataatatgaattaatatatacaatatagacaatttattttaatcatattaaatatatattaacacttaattatatatattataacttatgaacaAATGTGATGTAgcctttttcatattaatggtaATGCTCCTTTGGgagtacatatttttaatttcatctcgaaattaaacatacgggatgatacatatatttaattagtgtttaaattataaaaaattaaatgagatataatacttagccctaaccccaATATGGgctccacaacataaaaactatataaaaattatacaaaaattatttccaaatagacagtttcttaaaatacaTCAATCTTCATATtcagaataatttattaatgatcagtttcttctttatattttttattctttctcTTAAACATTGcttttgaaatcgtttccgaaatccaaataacgaatactaatataaaaatttaaaaaaatgtataatttatttatattcacaaaTTAACCAGTGCTGAACATATTGTTTAATtgacttattatttaccttatatccaattcccaagaaaattgatacggcaataaatataaatccaATTGAAATAAGTgtgttttttattactaaTCTTCGTGAATATGTTGGAAGTGATGGAAAGTTGCTAAATTCAGGAtcattacatttatttttaaaattattataatcatttgataatgtagataataatttattataggGACTATCTTtaccattattataattttcattaagttcatcatattttttagcaAAATCATTAGCTATTTCCGAAAATTTATAGCAATTTGGCCTTTCTTCATCAAATTCAACATACATCATAcataataatgtaaatacataataaaatttagacatatcTTTAACATAAATACTCATCAAatcttcttttttatctataagatccttataGTTCTTATAGCCACtaacattatttatatccgTAATATACCtattatcactatttatatatgcttcataaaaattctttatagtgtcattttcttcaatttTCTTAaagtttaacatataacttaaccatatcataatgtattcAACAATATTGGTGTTTCCTTTTGCAATAAAACTAAACGAGGTAGAATTCCCAAAGATTtcattaaacaaaaataaacatccagcactAATATTATCGAGATCATTATCACAATTGTCATCAGTACAGTACTCTTTGAAATCTgtattatctttaaatttataatttttagtaTTCGAATCATATTCTAAATTCGTCGTTACAGTCTTGAACTTTTCACACTAAGaaatcatttaaaaacaattaataaaaatgtgtattattgaaaattttattaaaataaagtttaatgatatatataatacaatatcaaaaaatgtaaagataataattattattaatattaaaaaatgtatgtaCCACTtctttattcattataatggaattttatttttgatttataaattgagtagaatcatgctattttatataaactGCACCAAATATACGACGCAAATACTTTAgccctatatataacaacggtctgtagttaaatatattataagttttccaataattaaattaatatagaataatattattactaaagaaaCGGTCTATTCCTGTTTTTGATAACTAATAATCTGCCTTAAATTGGAGacatttaatacattttggtcagatgtataatataatttatgctTAAATTTATGATTATTAGTAACatccattataattttattataaaaatttaagtaGTTTagtaatgaatttaaaatattcccTCTTATATTTGTGTctcaatatagaaaaatacaattttttttctcatgctttaataaatctattattagtataatttttaaaagtatataaatatatatttatataattgtttcttataatatagttttttctaaaattataacatttacaaagttccatttttctattttctatgcaaattatatacatttatattgcttttaatgaatatagataaattcataatccattttaatgaTTCCGATAactatattttcatttctatatacttcaatttataaatataccttattgagtaattttacaatatattttacgcatattttccacggtttaaaacgacaattagcactgaatcCGTATTTATAACCTTAAATAAATCTCTGAATGtagattgtttttaaaataatacttattagatattaacatataaataaatattgatggaaattttaaagtataatagaaaactatgtttaattagggTGTTATATTACCTTTAAGAgaagagagataagatatattgctattttaatatataaatttaaattaatatttgcTAAATGTTTTACatagttcatttttatctcatatattttattgttatagttatcaatgtatatatattcaaataatttattaaaaattctatattttattaattctacaaaaaacaataacaatataatacgcgttaatattgaataataaaatgatatttaatattaattaagtaTTTAACCCTTTCTCCattaatccatatttttagaatataaaactacaaatcccaaattggatctttaacaaaatatataacattgatacctttataatgcattattatttttcttttcgataatattaatgtttaattatattaatttttcacaaaaaaacaatatttcaatattagttactAGTAgagtaatttattatattatatttataggggtataataataacgttATTCTATCTAtctaattatttataattattagtacaaactataacattatattttattaatatacttatattttattttttaacaattttaaatgtaatatatttatacttaaaaactataaagcttaaaaattaatataaattaatctaatgttatacctttatagtaaataaattaatgtatatattaatatatctattatttgaatttaaaacattaggataaaatgatactatgcataattgttattttaaaggatagtatacatatatatatagtttaattttttattaatatgcatatttttattgattattaaaaatgttagatgcataaaatgccttttatagataatgttgtattctcgattctcgatcgatattttatgaatatctattattacagttcagttggataacatgatttaCATTAAAATAAACATGATACAAATCATAAGTtctactaaataaaattttcataaaataaagcaacatattatgatatgcataattcaatatagctctgggttatcaaggcttatataatatgtaattatgatatatataatatgaattcatatataatcaatatctatattaatatatgcaatatagacattttattttaatcatattaaatcggcatgaacacataattgtatatattatactttatgagAAATATGGTATTGGCCCCTTTCATATTAGATTATTCTCCTTTTGTTTGCACATTTTGATTTTTGAACTTCATcttgtgattaaacatacggaaaTGGTACAtgtatttaattagtgttcaaattataaaaagttgaatgcaatataatacttagccctaacccgaatatgggttccataAACACAACCCTGACCcttaacataaaaactatataaaattatgcaaaaattggaaaaaaattactccccaatagacagtttcttaaaatatatcaataattattactattcctggaaTAATCATTATTCGTCGAATcttatattaatgatttattctcttctttatattttttagcttttctcttaatttttgtttttgaaatcgtttccgaaatccaaataacgaatactaatataaaaaagataaacgcattatttttttgttaacgtttgcatacatataatgaaaataatttttaatttctttattatttaccttataagaaattcctaaaagaaatgctattgcaccaaatatcgataaaactgtaaaCAATTTGTTTCCTATtgacgaacttgatgatgcaTCTTCAGAAAATAGTCCAGAACTTAGTGcatcattttcttttgtttttatagGTGAAA
Above is a window of Plasmodium yoelii strain 17X genome assembly, chromosome: 9 DNA encoding:
- a CDS encoding PIR protein, coding for MNKETCKTFAPLRNVISNSDKGVTYQFTTDEDYKNYCTNENCDNDTDKMNARCLHIFDAFFKDKSTFENDAKGNIYIVQYILIWLSYVLSLIESNEAGNRTSFYNKYINGDEKYNKNIDDVTAYKNYKDLIDKNNYILSMDMSIISKFYDAFILLCDICIGVDEDRSNCDNYLEKAKEFAKKYDELNEDYNNGKGSPYNQLLSTLSNDYNNLKNVCNDFPSLPTYSRRLVIKNTLISIGFIFVAVSIFLGIAYKYSLFGFRKRFQKQKLREKIKNIMKKMIH
- a CDS encoding PIR protein, which encodes MNKEVCEKFKTVTTNLEYDSNTKNYKFKDNTDFKEYCTDDNCDNDLDNISAGCLFLFNEIFGNSTSFSFIAKGNTNIVEYIMIWLSYMLNFKKIEENDTIKNFYEAYINSDNRYITDINNVSGYKNYKDLIDKKEDLMSIYVKDMSKFYYVFTLLCMMYVEFDEERPNCYKFSEIANDFAKKYDELNENYNNGKDSPYNKLLSTLSNDYNNFKNKCNDPEFSNFPSLPTYSRRLVIKNTLISIGFIFIAVSIFLGIGYKYSLFGFRKRFQKQCLRERIKNIKKKLIINKLF